From one Anopheles bellator chromosome 1, idAnoBellAS_SP24_06.2, whole genome shotgun sequence genomic stretch:
- the LOC131215660 gene encoding transcription factor grauzone-like, producing MMQLEILDTTNCILCLEYKERMPCDSEGSLKKIVSILCRHFWFDRQDRPVKQLGLVSDLIKDSAEVYPVDCAVSSDPLSAAYSSSEPTRRTDRTVSYDHYDGLANMCCRLKCAECGMTCPTVPTLRTHFRTVHKKKIFMDCCGRHFRQHSRSQNYAQHNIDTKTITDIACRTFFSLPSRNDHTAIDGPAPAPHIHKRTTRISKRSLLNSHVARRKVYKCEDCDRNFTTHAEWNSHREQHKLEQQLKKSPQCSECSKSFASEASVKRHMETVHGPERYICDVCSKAFKSLAQLRHHQKIHHEPSRGVECKICRKWLKNLPNLSKHMQRHGSSAKQNICDVCGKTSPNASALKAHKKFVHMKEKSFLCAICGKAFKRAVTLKEHLTTHTGGFLYSCPYCSKKFNSNANMHSHKKKMHPSEWEHSRKQYENRFKEVS from the exons ATGATGCAGCTGGAAATACTGGACACTACCAACTGCATATTGTGTTTAGAGTACAAAGAGCGCATGCCATGTGATAGTGAAGGATCATTGAAGAAAATCGTCAGCATCTTGTGTCGGCATTTTTGGTTCGATCGACAGGAC AGACCTGTGAAGCAGTTAGGACTAGTTTCCGACCTAATAAAGGATTCTGCGGAGGTATATCCCGTCGATTGTGCAGTTTCGAGTGACCCTTTATCAGCTGCCTACAGCAGCAGTGAACCGACTCGTAGAACCGATAGAACGGTTTCATACGATCATTATGATGGTTTGGCGAATATGTGTTGTCGCTTGAAATGTGCCGAATGTGGGATGACCTGCCCGACCGTCCCAACACTTAGGACACATTTTCGCACAGTTCacaagaagaaaatatttatggATTGCTGTGGCCGACATTTCCGTCAGCATAGTCGCTCGCAGAACTACGCACAGCACAACATTGATACGAAAACCATAACCGACATAGCTTGTAGgacatttttctctcttccgtCCCGGAACGATCACACGGCGATTGATGGTCCTGCACCTGCGCCGCATATCCACAAGCGCACTACTAGAATTAGTAAGCGCTCATTACTGAATAGTCACGTTGCGCGGCGGAAAGTTTACAAGTGTGAGGACTGCGATCGTAATTTCACAACACATGCTGAATGGAACAGTCACCGCGAGCAGCATAAACTAGAGCAACAACTTAAAAAGTCCCCTCAGTGCTCAGAGTGCTCGAAAAG TTTCGCTTCTGAAGCTTCCGTCAAGCGACACATGGAAACCGTGCATGGGCCCGAAAGGTATATTTGCGATGTGTGCTCGAAAGCGTTCAAATCCTTAGCACAGCTTCGGCATCACCAGAAAATTCATCATGAGCCCTCTCGTGGGGTGGAATGTAAAATTTGTCGTAAATG GTTGAAGAATTTGCCCAACCTCAGCAAGCACATGCAGAGGCATGGTAGTAGTGCAAAACAGAATATTTGTGACGTATGCGGTAAGACCTCACCTAATGCTTCGGCACTAAAAGCCCACAAAAAGTTTGTGCATATGAAAGAAAAGTCTTTTCTATGTGCTATTTGTGGAAAAGCTTTCAAGCGAGCGGTCACACTCAAG GAACATTTAACTACACATACCGGTGGTTTTCTCTACAGTTGCCCATATTGTTCGAAAAAGTTTAACTCGAATGCCAACATGCATTCGCACAAGAAAAAGATGCATCCTTCGGAATGGGAACACAGTCGCAAGCAGTACGAGAATCGCTTCAAGGAAGTAAGTTGA